The following proteins are co-located in the Silene latifolia isolate original U9 population chromosome 1, ASM4854445v1, whole genome shotgun sequence genome:
- the LOC141597063 gene encoding ADP-ribosylation factor GTPase-activating protein AGD2-like has protein sequence MAAFFDLEDSPMFQKQVCSLEQSTDDLKNRCQRLHKGCKKFVASLTEACNGDTIFADALESFGGGQEDPLSLSMGGPLISKFIGAFRELATYKELLRSQVEHVLVDRLTQFMSVDLEEAKDSRRRFDKSIHSYDQAREKYASLKKSTREDIVAGQEEDLHNSKSAFERTRFSLVNALMNVESKKKYEFLESFSAIMDAHLRYFKLGYDLLSQMEPLIHQVLTYAQQSKEASNAEQDKLGRRIQEFRTQVQMDNLHASSSTEALTNVDCPRPIGIGPSYKDIQALMQSSANGMVQTIKQGYLLKHSSSLRANWKRRFFVLDSRGTLYYYRTKGPKPMGSNSNQSTNTGEQSNGVFGRFRARHSRTSSLNGESSLSCRTVDLRTSTIKIDAEDLDLRLCFRIISPSKSYTLQAETEADRMEWINKITGVITSLLNAHLSQQEPFIRVNEKHNSRLASEPVSNIQTPQKQGHGWGNMEMQTEGVSGLLREIPGNDQCAECSAPEPDWASLNFGILMCIECSGAHRNLGVHISKVRSITLDVRVWEPTILELFKALGNAYCNSVWEELLSHDKDSNGETECSTTAIVKPSSHDSFNKKEKYIHMKYAEKQLISQKPNSFASNASALWEAVKASNLQEAYRLIAISDTTILNTTYNEIQSMDSLRLEETLSKEGHNLDPSACPRLKPGEPENCLRGCSLLHLACQVGNAVMIELLLQSGVDVNMRDFHGRTPLHHCIAKKDNELAKYILRRGARRLIKDWGGLTALERAMELGSITDEQLFILLSENE, from the exons ATGGCGGCCTTCTTCGATCTCGAGGATTCTCCTATGTTCCAAAAGCAG GTGTGTTCGCTGGAACAATCAACTGATGATTTAAAGAATCGCTGCCAGCGACTTCACAAAGGATGCAAAAAATTTGT AGCTTCTCTTACTGAAGCATGCAATGGGGACACAATTTTCGCTGATGCTTTGGAATCCTTTGGTGGTGGACAGGAAGATCCTTTGAGTTTATCAATGGGAG GTCCACTTATATCTAAGTTCATCGGTGCATTCCGGGAGCTTGCTACCTACAAGGAGCTTCTTCGTTCACAG GTGGAGCATGTCTTAGTTGATCGTCTCACCCAGTTCATGTCTGTTGATCTAGAAGAAGCAAAG GATTCCCGTCGAAGATTCGACAAATCTATACATTCCTATGACCAG GCACGTGAAAAATATGCCTCGTTAAAGAAGAGTACACGTGAGGATATTGTAGCTGGACAAGAAGAG GATCTTCATAACTCAAAATCAGCATTCGAAAGAACGCGATTCAGTTTG GTCAACGCCCTTATGAACGTTGAATCAAAAAAGAAATATGAATTCTTGGAGTCCTTCAGCGCAATCATGGATGCACACCTTAGATATTTCAAGCTG GGTTATGACTTATTAAGTCAAATGGAGCCCTTGATACATCAG GTACTGACTTATGCACAACAGTCGAAAGAGGCTTCAAATGCTGAACAAGACAAACTTGGAAGAAGAATTCAGGAGTTCAGGACTCAAGTACAAATGGATAACTTACATGCTTCTAGCAGCACGGAGGCTTTAACAAATGTTGATTGTCCTCGCCCAATTGGTATAGGTCCTTCATACAAAGATATACAAGCACTTATGCAGTCGAGTGCAAATGGCATG GTACAAACTATCAAACAAGGCTACCTCCTAAAACATTCTTCAAGCTTAAGGGCTAATTGGAAGAGGCGATTTTTCGTTCTTGACAGTCGTGGGACATTATACTATTACAGAACAAAGGGTCCGAAACCAATG GGCTCTAACTCAAATCAATCAACAAACACAGGAGAGCAATCAAATGGTGTTTTTGGGAGATTTCGAGCAAGACATAGTCGGACATCTTCATTGAATGGGGAAAGCAGTCTAAGCTGCCGTACTGTTGATCTGCGTACTTCGACAATTAAAATTGATGCAGAAGACTTGGACCTCCGTCTTTGCTTCAGAATAATTTCGCCATCAAAGTCGTATACATTGCAG GCTGAGACTGAGGCTGATAGGATGGAATGGATCAACAAAATCACAGGAGTAATTACATCGCTTTTGAATGCTCATCTGTCGCAACAG GAGCCGTTTATTCGTGTGAATGAAAAGCACAACAGCAGGCTTGCAAGTGAACCTGTGTCAAACATCCAAACACCACAAAAACAGGGTCATGGCTGGGGGAATatggaaatgcaaactgaaggcgTATCTGGGCTCTTAAGAGAAATCCCTGGAAATGATCAGTGTGCAGAATGCAGTGCTCCTGAACCGGATTGGGCATCTCTAAATTTTGGCATTTTGATGTGTATTGAATGCTCTGGCGCCCATCGGAACCTTGGTGTACATATTTCAAAG GTTCGATCTATAACACTGGATGTGAGGGTTTGGGAGCCAACAATCTTGGAACTATTTAAAGCCCTTGGAAATGCTTATTGCAACTCTGTGTGGGAGGAATTGCTATCACATGACAAAGACAG CAATGGTGAAACAGAGTGCTCGACCACAGCTATTGTTAAGCCATCCTCACATGATTCATTCAACAAGAAGGAGAAATATATCCACATGAAG TACGCAGAAAAGCAGCTAATTAGCCAAAAACCGAACAGTTTTGCTTCAAACGCCAGTGCTCTGTGGGAAGCAGTCAAAGCTAGTAACTTGCAAGAAGCATACCGTCTCATAGCTATATCAGACACCACAATTCTGAATACCACATACAATGAGATTCAAAGTATGGATTCATTACGCCTAGAAGAAACACTGAGTAAAGAAGGCCACAACTTGGATCCGTCTGCTTGCCCAAGGTTAAAACCCGGGGAGCCTGAAAATTGCTTACGGGGTTGTTCACTACTACACTTGGCGTGCCAGGTCGGGAATGCAGTCATGATTGAACTATTGCTGCAATCTGGGGTTGACGTTAACATGAGAGACTTCCATGGAAGAACACCGCTGCACCATTGCATTGCTAAAAAAGACAACGAGTTGGCCAAATATATCCTAAGAAG GGGTGCTAGAAGACTCATTAAAGATTGGGGCGGACTAACGGCATTAGAGAGAGCAATGGAGTTGGGATCGATAACAGACGAGCAGCTCTTCATATTGCTTTCTGAAAATGAGTGA